The following coding sequences lie in one Pontibacter sp. G13 genomic window:
- a CDS encoding GDP-mannose 4,6-dehydratase — translation MDHTPSHVLITGGAGFIGSHLADAMLSQGWKVTVVDSFDPYYDPAIKRANVAPNLDNSNYRLVEADIQDPNLPNLLKDHYDVIVHLAARAGVRPSIKDPVAYSDTNVKGTQNLLEFARDRGITQFVFASSSSVYGINPNVPWHEDDKVLQPISPYASTKVSGELLGHVYSHLYGIRFIALRFFTVFGPRQRPDLAINKFARLITQGEPITMFGDGSTRRDYTFVGDIVQGILGAVAYDKSMFEVINLGNCRTISLSQMIASIEQVFGQKATIEQLPEQPGDVPQTFADISRAQSLLGYHPETSFEEGLEAFKKWMFARMQTAQK, via the coding sequence GTGGATCACACCCCTTCACACGTTCTCATTACCGGCGGAGCTGGATTTATCGGAAGTCACCTTGCAGACGCCATGTTGTCCCAAGGCTGGAAAGTCACCGTGGTCGATAGTTTCGACCCCTACTACGATCCGGCTATCAAACGGGCCAATGTGGCACCCAACCTTGATAATTCAAATTACCGGCTAGTAGAAGCGGATATTCAAGATCCCAATCTTCCTAACCTGTTGAAAGACCATTACGATGTGATTGTACACCTCGCGGCGCGCGCTGGGGTACGTCCATCGATCAAAGATCCTGTTGCCTATTCTGACACCAATGTCAAAGGCACCCAAAACTTGCTGGAATTTGCACGCGATAGAGGAATTACCCAGTTCGTGTTTGCATCTTCTTCCAGTGTCTATGGGATCAATCCCAATGTGCCTTGGCACGAGGATGACAAGGTATTGCAGCCTATCAGCCCATACGCCAGCACAAAAGTGAGCGGAGAATTGCTCGGTCATGTCTACAGCCACCTGTATGGCATCCGATTCATTGCGCTCAGGTTCTTTACGGTTTTCGGTCCGAGACAACGCCCGGACTTGGCCATCAACAAGTTTGCACGCCTTATCACTCAAGGAGAGCCCATCACCATGTTTGGAGATGGTTCTACCCGTCGCGATTACACCTTCGTGGGAGATATCGTACAGGGGATCTTGGGTGCGGTAGCGTATGACAAGTCGATGTTCGAAGTCATCAATTTGGGCAACTGTCGGACTATTTCCCTGAGTCAGATGATTGCCTCCATTGAGCAGGTATTCGGGCAAAAAGCCACTATTGAGCAATTGCCAGAACAGCCTGGGGACGTTCCGCAGACATTTGCGGATATCTCCCGTGCGCAATCTCTCCTTGGCTATCATCCAGAGACTTCTTTCGAAGAAGGACTCGAAGCCTTCAAGAAGTGGATGTTTGCCAGGATGCAAACCGCCCAAAAATGA
- a CDS encoding polysaccharide biosynthesis tyrosine autokinase yields the protein MYNYNDQYYYGNNNAPQQEEKIDVLAIVNKLMAKWYYFAICVPIFLAVGVYVVKTSPSIFAVSATMLVNTENTTPNIGANQYMPSGIQLYTSQDNIVNEIGRIRSVEMMKKVLDSLDFDVSYFEEGSFLAKEKYKDPKFPFKVNVDFSHLQLINTAMYVTPDEEKKDYYRLKIEADGYKLTDEKEGIIIDRKDIEFKIDTSLAFGQPVSHPNFKFTIDLTEQLFEEDVEYMFMVHSNKQLAEGYKEKIGIEKQPESSILILSTEGATPAKDIIFLNSLCDTYINSKLDEKNSYAQSTIDFIEDQISNVRSELDSVEQQLGQKGSAIGTDNIDDLVKEARIKKSELDREIRLLSAQINDYTRVKTEVESATDYSQIVTPAASASSNPTIYELATQIRDLATQRKAELETKSASSTEIKKLDSRIASLRITLIKQLESHIGGLTVQLEVSRAELGRASAILRSAPQDKLDIGKILIRKELKDNLFDYLMHKLAEAKIAKKANRPDSRILDEARLRDNKPKSPKKMVILATSMILGLVFPAVFILIGDIFDNKVKSEEQIVNHGKLTVLANIIHQEQKTTLFDPEFLISPMAEAFRYLKVNLENLMPADGGRKVIGITSMVQGEGKTFTSTHLAAILALSGKRTVIIGADIRRPQLFKRLEVDNTIGLTNYLLTHTPIEDIIQESRIKNLDIIPSGMLPPNPSESLQSPKLVELVQELRNRYDIVIVDTPPMGLVSDFLVISKVTDLNLLVIRNNYSKLEFVKEAAKMVEEGSVGKLFAVFNDVDYGSGRIGGYASSKYGKKYSYGYSKSNDESSGGRKLWNKGK from the coding sequence ATGTATAATTACAACGACCAGTATTATTACGGCAACAACAACGCCCCACAGCAAGAAGAGAAGATAGACGTCTTGGCGATCGTCAACAAGTTGATGGCCAAATGGTACTACTTCGCGATCTGTGTGCCGATCTTTTTGGCGGTAGGGGTATATGTCGTCAAAACCTCCCCCAGCATCTTCGCCGTGAGCGCTACGATGTTGGTCAACACAGAGAATACCACTCCCAATATCGGAGCAAACCAATACATGCCTTCAGGTATTCAGCTGTATACCTCGCAGGATAACATCGTCAATGAGATCGGGCGAATTCGCTCAGTCGAGATGATGAAAAAGGTGCTTGATTCTTTGGACTTCGATGTTTCCTATTTCGAAGAAGGGAGCTTCCTGGCCAAGGAAAAATACAAAGATCCCAAGTTTCCATTTAAGGTCAATGTGGATTTCAGTCATTTGCAGCTCATCAACACAGCGATGTACGTTACGCCTGATGAGGAAAAAAAAGACTATTATCGCTTGAAGATAGAAGCGGACGGTTACAAGTTGACTGACGAGAAGGAGGGCATCATCATTGACCGCAAGGATATTGAATTTAAGATCGATACCTCGTTAGCATTTGGACAGCCTGTTTCTCATCCAAATTTCAAATTCACCATTGATCTCACCGAGCAATTGTTCGAGGAAGATGTCGAGTACATGTTCATGGTTCATTCCAACAAGCAATTGGCTGAGGGATACAAAGAAAAGATCGGCATAGAGAAGCAGCCAGAATCCAGTATTCTGATTCTTTCCACGGAGGGAGCTACTCCTGCCAAGGATATCATTTTCCTGAATTCCCTGTGCGATACATACATCAATTCCAAGTTGGACGAGAAGAATTCTTATGCGCAGTCTACGATCGACTTTATCGAAGATCAGATTTCGAATGTTCGGAGTGAGTTGGATTCTGTAGAGCAGCAATTGGGACAGAAGGGTAGCGCCATCGGTACTGACAATATTGATGATTTGGTGAAAGAAGCGAGAATTAAGAAGTCTGAATTAGATCGTGAAATTCGTCTTCTGAGTGCGCAGATTAACGATTATACGCGAGTAAAGACAGAAGTGGAATCTGCCACTGATTACTCTCAAATCGTTACGCCTGCAGCTTCTGCATCTTCCAATCCCACCATTTATGAGCTTGCGACACAAATTCGAGATCTCGCTACTCAACGGAAAGCCGAACTCGAAACCAAGTCTGCATCTTCCACAGAGATCAAAAAACTCGATTCTCGGATCGCATCTTTGCGAATTACCTTAATCAAGCAATTGGAATCTCATATTGGCGGATTGACTGTTCAGTTGGAAGTATCTCGGGCAGAATTGGGACGGGCTTCCGCAATTCTGCGATCTGCTCCTCAAGACAAGCTTGACATCGGTAAGATCCTAATTAGAAAGGAGCTCAAAGACAACCTCTTTGATTACTTGATGCACAAACTGGCTGAGGCCAAAATCGCGAAAAAAGCCAACCGTCCAGACTCTCGGATTTTGGACGAGGCGAGATTGCGCGACAACAAGCCCAAGTCTCCCAAAAAGATGGTGATCTTGGCTACTTCCATGATTCTCGGTTTGGTATTCCCGGCAGTATTCATCCTGATTGGAGACATCTTCGACAACAAGGTGAAGAGCGAGGAGCAGATTGTGAACCACGGCAAGTTGACCGTATTGGCCAACATCATTCACCAAGAACAAAAGACTACGCTGTTCGATCCTGAGTTCCTGATCTCGCCGATGGCAGAAGCCTTCCGGTACTTGAAGGTAAACTTGGAGAACTTGATGCCGGCAGATGGCGGCAGAAAAGTGATCGGCATTACATCGATGGTTCAGGGCGAGGGTAAGACCTTCACCTCGACTCATCTGGCGGCCATATTGGCACTGTCCGGTAAACGGACCGTGATCATCGGCGCGGATATCCGCCGTCCGCAGTTGTTCAAGCGATTGGAGGTGGACAACACGATTGGTTTGACCAATTACTTGTTGACCCACACCCCGATCGAGGACATCATCCAAGAGTCTCGGATCAAGAATCTGGACATCATCCCAAGTGGTATGTTGCCTCCGAATCCATCCGAGAGCTTGCAGTCTCCCAAACTGGTAGAATTGGTACAGGAGCTTCGCAACCGCTATGACATTGTGATTGTGGATACCCCACCGATGGGTCTGGTCTCAGACTTCTTGGTGATCTCCAAGGTGACCGACTTGAATTTGTTGGTGATCCGTAACAATTACTCCAAGCTGGAATTCGTAAAAGAGGCGGCCAAAATGGTCGAAGAAGGAAGTGTAGGAAAACTCTTTGCAGTCTTCAACGACGTGGATTACGGTTCCGGACGGATCGGTGGTTACGCCAGCTCGAAGTATGGGAAGAAGTATTCTTACGGCTACTCGAAGTCCAATGACGAATCGTCAGGCGGGCGGAAACTTTGGAATAAAGGCAAGTAA
- a CDS encoding polysaccharide biosynthesis/export family protein, which translates to MVYLQDVDDANMAPATINEAALRQPYKIRPYDNLTIKVNVNEESTIDFLNQNLSSVSSGESDLFFKGYTVDDSGNVDLPLLGSINVQGLTTEQIKDSLDAKYADHYNQVTTTVKLSNFRVTMLGEFMQPGVHYVFEEKLTLLQAVGMAGGMTEFANATRVKILRETESGKIKKAYLNLGSTDVLESEYFFLRPNDVVYIEPYKAKGFQVNAATLSLALTAVSLVTVMANLAVTLMNTNNNNQPE; encoded by the coding sequence ATGGTGTACTTGCAGGATGTGGATGATGCCAACATGGCTCCAGCCACCATCAATGAGGCGGCGCTTCGTCAGCCTTACAAAATTCGCCCTTACGACAATCTCACCATCAAGGTGAATGTAAACGAGGAAAGCACGATTGATTTCCTCAACCAAAACTTGAGTTCTGTCAGTAGCGGAGAAAGTGATCTCTTCTTCAAGGGATACACGGTGGATGACTCCGGGAATGTCGATCTCCCGCTTTTGGGCTCCATTAATGTGCAAGGGCTGACCACTGAGCAAATCAAAGACTCTTTGGATGCCAAATATGCAGATCACTACAATCAGGTGACCACCACCGTGAAATTGTCCAATTTCCGGGTGACCATGTTGGGTGAATTCATGCAGCCGGGCGTGCACTATGTATTCGAAGAGAAGCTGACCCTGCTCCAAGCAGTAGGGATGGCTGGTGGAATGACCGAATTCGCGAATGCTACCCGCGTCAAAATCTTGCGCGAAACCGAATCCGGCAAAATCAAAAAAGCTTACCTCAACCTTGGGAGCACCGATGTACTGGAATCCGAGTACTTCTTCCTTCGCCCCAATGATGTGGTTTACATCGAGCCTTACAAAGCGAAAGGTTTCCAAGTAAACGCGGCTACGCTCTCTCTCGCCTTGACCGCAGTGTCTCTCGTAACTGTCATGGCTAACCTGGCAGTTACCCTGATGAACACCAACAACAACAATCAACCCGAATAA
- a CDS encoding NAD-dependent epimerase/dehydratase family protein, whose product MSFESQHVLLTGVAGFLGSNLLTKMLGDGHRVTGIDNLSRGLMRNIAAHADNPNFQFIEADITDEATFEGLSDDFDVIVHLAAFKIPRYGNAVATLTINAKGTELVLEYAKKLHVKCVLASTSDVYGMNPELPFREDGNCVLGDSKVPRWGYAVSKLFDEHLALAYMEDHGFPVVLLRFFGSYGPHQHLSWWGGPQSVFIEKILKDEVIPIHGDGSQTRTFTYVDDTVAGIYAATMMEEANGEIFNIGAHQEITIHELAKLLKEISGTPGELKVEFIPYDQISQGRKYQDVMRRVPDTSKLTRMLGITAQVPLEEGLRRTFEWQKEILSQEHA is encoded by the coding sequence ATGTCATTTGAATCGCAACATGTATTGCTGACCGGAGTAGCGGGCTTTCTCGGTTCGAACCTATTGACCAAGATGCTCGGTGACGGGCATCGGGTGACCGGAATTGACAACCTCTCCCGTGGATTGATGCGCAACATTGCCGCGCATGCAGACAATCCTAACTTCCAATTCATCGAAGCCGACATCACGGATGAAGCCACTTTCGAGGGTCTTTCCGACGATTTCGATGTAATTGTCCACCTTGCTGCGTTCAAAATCCCTCGCTACGGAAATGCCGTTGCGACCCTGACCATCAATGCCAAGGGTACCGAATTGGTACTTGAGTATGCCAAAAAATTGCACGTCAAGTGCGTATTGGCTTCCACCTCAGATGTGTATGGCATGAATCCAGAGTTGCCGTTCCGCGAAGACGGCAACTGTGTATTGGGCGACTCCAAAGTGCCTCGCTGGGGATATGCGGTATCCAAGCTCTTTGATGAGCACTTGGCCTTGGCCTACATGGAAGACCACGGATTCCCAGTGGTATTGCTCCGATTCTTTGGATCCTATGGCCCACACCAACACCTTAGCTGGTGGGGAGGTCCTCAGTCTGTATTCATCGAAAAGATCCTCAAAGATGAGGTCATTCCGATTCACGGTGATGGCTCCCAGACGCGTACCTTCACTTATGTGGACGACACGGTCGCGGGTATCTACGCTGCCACCATGATGGAGGAAGCCAATGGCGAAATCTTCAATATCGGTGCACATCAAGAAATCACCATCCACGAATTGGCCAAACTTCTCAAGGAAATCTCCGGTACTCCCGGCGAATTGAAAGTGGAGTTCATTCCTTACGACCAAATCTCACAAGGCCGTAAGTATCAGGATGTCATGCGCCGGGTGCCAGACACGTCCAAACTGACCCGCATGTTGGGCATCACTGCTCAGGTTCCCCTGGAAGAAGGGCTTCGCAGAACCTTCGAATGGCAAAAGGAAATCCTCTCCCAAGAACACGCATGA
- a CDS encoding NAD(P)/FAD-dependent oxidoreductase, with product MKKIGIIGGGFMGMTLGHKLAKAGASVQVFERSSQVGGLATWEDYGSFTFDRFYHVILPGDQFLLDIIRDLGIEDRLVWQQTYTGYYVNEQFYDMSTSMDFLKFPPLGMFSKGRLALTILRGSRISDWKSMEQMTIEEWLVKIGGRNTFEKFWKPLLLAKLGENYKRVSAVFIWTYIKRLFEARDSSSAERAEHMGYVSGGYKTVFDAMTASVESHGGTIHTNAAVTQIEPAPEGGMLVHTEAGSTHFDKVIFTSPVNVLQKVAAPGLIEVQQDGREVEYLGVVCMVLKTTRSFTPYYVLNLADDKVPFTGVIGMSTLVDKADTGGYELTYFPKYVLSTDPILQKSDEELSEWFIQGVKSLYPDLKSEEIVEAHINRAFKVQPLQVLNYSDIVPKSKTLHPDMYVVNTSQFVNDTLNNNSVARHIHKFLEAHQKSLLSEQPETTHQL from the coding sequence ATGAAAAAAATAGGAATTATTGGAGGTGGCTTTATGGGGATGACCCTCGGTCACAAACTCGCCAAAGCCGGTGCCTCCGTCCAAGTTTTTGAACGTTCCTCCCAGGTTGGCGGCCTCGCCACTTGGGAGGACTACGGTTCATTCACCTTTGACCGCTTCTATCATGTGATCCTGCCGGGTGACCAATTCCTGCTCGACATCATCCGGGATCTGGGGATTGAAGATCGGCTGGTCTGGCAGCAGACCTACACCGGTTACTATGTGAATGAGCAGTTCTATGACATGAGTACCTCCATGGACTTCCTGAAATTCCCTCCTTTGGGGATGTTCAGCAAAGGCCGATTGGCACTAACCATCCTGAGAGGCTCCCGCATCTCGGACTGGAAATCTATGGAGCAGATGACCATTGAAGAATGGCTCGTCAAGATCGGAGGTCGCAATACTTTCGAAAAATTCTGGAAGCCGCTACTGCTCGCCAAGTTGGGCGAAAACTACAAACGTGTGTCAGCGGTATTCATCTGGACCTATATCAAACGCCTGTTCGAAGCACGTGACAGCTCCTCTGCTGAGCGCGCGGAACACATGGGCTACGTTTCAGGGGGATATAAAACTGTCTTTGATGCGATGACAGCATCCGTAGAATCTCACGGAGGCACCATCCATACCAACGCGGCAGTCACTCAGATCGAACCTGCTCCGGAGGGCGGAATGCTGGTACATACAGAAGCTGGAAGTACCCATTTTGACAAGGTGATCTTCACCAGTCCAGTCAATGTCCTCCAAAAGGTGGCCGCACCCGGATTGATCGAGGTACAGCAAGATGGCAGAGAAGTGGAATATTTGGGGGTCGTGTGCATGGTTCTCAAGACCACCCGATCGTTCACTCCTTACTACGTACTCAATTTGGCGGATGACAAAGTGCCCTTTACAGGCGTCATTGGCATGTCTACTTTGGTGGACAAAGCTGACACGGGAGGATACGAACTCACCTATTTCCCCAAATACGTGCTGTCGACAGACCCCATTCTCCAGAAATCCGATGAGGAACTGAGCGAATGGTTTATCCAAGGAGTCAAATCTCTCTATCCAGATCTGAAATCCGAGGAAATCGTCGAAGCCCATATCAACCGGGCCTTCAAGGTACAGCCTTTGCAGGTACTCAACTATTCAGACATCGTTCCCAAATCCAAGACGCTGCATCCTGATATGTACGTGGTCAACACTTCACAATTTGTGAACGATACTTTGAATAACAATTCTGTAGCTCGACATATCCACAAATTTCTGGAAGCCCACCAGAAGTCGCTCCTATCCGAACAACCTGAAACTACCCACCAGCTCTGA
- a CDS encoding polysaccharide deacetylase family protein translates to MSKLVASLSLDLDDQWTYLKTHGDESWQSYPSYLNYAVPRILDFLDKHQTPITFFIVAQDAAFDHNHDVLREIAVRGHDIGNHTFHHDPWLHIYSAEEIHEELGRAEEHIERVTGVKPNGFRGPGFSFSDTVLKVLTERGYRYDASTFPNILNPLARAYFLATSNLSKEEREQRKGLFGSWSDGLRPNKPYQWNSNGTHLLEIPVTTMPMMKVPIHASYILYLGTFNYSLAISYLKFAINMCKMTRTEPSILLHPLDYLGCDDTEALSFFPAMRVKSDLKIRIMDEMFRLLNNHFDVRTMDGHADHIMSQGKLKAKLVPA, encoded by the coding sequence ATGAGTAAACTCGTTGCCAGCTTGTCCTTGGACCTGGATGACCAGTGGACATATCTCAAGACCCATGGGGATGAATCATGGCAGTCTTATCCTAGCTACCTGAATTATGCAGTGCCGAGAATCCTCGATTTTCTGGACAAGCATCAGACACCCATCACCTTCTTTATCGTCGCTCAGGACGCGGCATTCGACCACAACCACGATGTGTTGAGAGAGATTGCTGTCCGTGGCCACGACATCGGCAACCACACCTTCCACCACGATCCGTGGCTGCATATCTACTCCGCCGAAGAAATTCATGAGGAATTGGGCCGTGCTGAGGAGCATATCGAGCGGGTCACAGGCGTGAAACCCAATGGCTTTCGCGGCCCGGGCTTCAGCTTTTCAGATACCGTCCTCAAGGTATTGACAGAGCGTGGATATCGATACGATGCCTCCACTTTCCCCAATATCCTCAATCCATTGGCACGAGCTTACTTCCTCGCTACCAGCAATTTGAGTAAAGAGGAACGCGAGCAGCGAAAAGGCCTATTCGGAAGTTGGTCGGATGGATTGCGTCCCAACAAGCCCTATCAGTGGAACTCCAACGGTACACATCTGCTGGAAATCCCGGTGACAACCATGCCAATGATGAAAGTCCCGATCCACGCGAGTTACATCCTGTATCTAGGAACCTTCAACTATTCGCTGGCGATCTCCTACCTCAAATTTGCCATCAACATGTGCAAAATGACGAGAACGGAGCCTTCCATCTTGTTGCATCCACTGGATTATCTAGGATGTGACGATACCGAAGCACTTTCCTTCTTCCCTGCGATGCGGGTAAAGAGCGACCTGAAGATCCGGATCATGGATGAGATGTTCCGCCTACTCAACAACCATTTCGATGTGCGCACCATGGATGGCCACGCCGATCACATCATGAGTCAGGGCAAGCTCAAAGCCAAGTTGGTTCCGGCCTAA
- a CDS encoding EamA family transporter, which produces MNRQDQMMESAEKPRSDFYLGLLYLGVDILISVAAQFVLKYAMNGLGEFPTGADADVLGYFWNMVNLPIFIGLGLYGVGQVVWLLCLQKLDLSFAYPVATLQHVLIFVGAWYLFDEQISFLRMVGLGIIMLGVILISTDKTAS; this is translated from the coding sequence ATGAATCGTCAAGACCAGATGATGGAGTCGGCCGAAAAGCCTCGGTCCGATTTTTACTTGGGGTTGCTGTATCTGGGTGTTGATATCCTGATCAGTGTAGCGGCGCAGTTTGTCCTCAAATACGCCATGAATGGGCTGGGAGAATTTCCGACCGGAGCTGATGCCGATGTACTCGGGTATTTTTGGAATATGGTGAATCTTCCCATTTTCATCGGACTCGGGTTGTATGGAGTAGGCCAAGTGGTGTGGCTGCTTTGCCTCCAGAAATTGGATCTCAGCTTTGCCTATCCTGTAGCCACTTTGCAACACGTCTTGATTTTTGTGGGAGCTTGGTACCTATTCGATGAACAAATTAGTTTCCTCCGAATGGTGGGTCTAGGCATCATCATGTTAGGCGTAATCCTCATTTCAACAGATAAAACAGCATCATGA
- a CDS encoding EamA family transporter, with translation MSALIFAIASVLIMASAQFLFKGGLIDQPEIPESPSPFYRIIDLVFRPKILGGLLLSGVGAGLWLLALSDLELSYAFPFLSLNYIIIPIGAVVLYGERIGKVRKMGIGLICVGILFIAFS, from the coding sequence ATGAGCGCACTGATTTTTGCAATTGCCAGTGTATTGATCATGGCTTCTGCACAGTTTTTGTTTAAAGGAGGGTTAATAGATCAACCTGAGATCCCGGAAAGCCCTTCACCTTTCTACCGAATCATAGATTTGGTATTCCGTCCCAAGATTTTGGGCGGTCTCTTACTCAGCGGCGTTGGAGCCGGCCTGTGGTTGCTTGCACTATCGGACCTCGAGCTGAGTTATGCATTTCCCTTTTTGAGCCTCAACTACATCATCATTCCCATCGGAGCGGTGGTGCTGTACGGAGAACGGATTGGAAAAGTCCGCAAAATGGGAATTGGCCTTATCTGTGTCGGAATCCTATTCATTGCGTTTAGTTAA
- a CDS encoding glycosyltransferase family 2 protein: MLGFASSLGQLHKAVQVKHMEIKEIAPSQMSTNGVHEQPKTKLPMITVITPAYNEEAIISKNLQRLCDYMERFENDYRWEILIVNDGSKDKTAKLADAFAQERKEVRVIHHAFNRNLGGALRTGFANALGDYIIVMDLDLSYAPEHIETMMKKITDTGADIVVASPYMPGGKNTKVPKFRLLLSKVVNRFMRLTANSDIHTFTSMVRVYRSDFLRQLNLKSNTYSIMPEIIYKSLILRGHVEEIPAHLDWSFQEQAVGRTSSIRIFKGILAGLMSGFIFRPYAFFMFTGFLLLLVSMYLITWIFINTIGIIPELAVGETFFDDRFSRAVAEAFNRRPHSFIVGGVTLIVSLQFLGIGFLSLQNKRYFDELFHINTTNYRNLLNLQLGQNTDKKDDLHA; encoded by the coding sequence ATGCTGGGATTTGCATCTTCATTAGGCCAACTACACAAAGCCGTTCAGGTGAAACACATGGAGATCAAGGAAATTGCACCTAGCCAAATGTCCACAAATGGCGTTCATGAGCAGCCCAAGACCAAGCTGCCCATGATCACCGTTATCACCCCTGCCTACAACGAAGAAGCCATCATCTCCAAGAATCTTCAGCGCCTCTGTGATTATATGGAGCGCTTTGAGAATGACTATCGATGGGAGATCCTCATCGTCAATGATGGTTCAAAAGACAAAACCGCCAAGCTCGCCGATGCATTCGCCCAAGAACGCAAGGAGGTAAGGGTCATTCACCACGCCTTCAACCGCAATTTGGGGGGCGCACTTCGTACGGGTTTTGCCAATGCGCTGGGCGACTATATCATCGTCATGGATCTCGACCTCAGCTATGCGCCTGAGCATATCGAGACGATGATGAAGAAAATCACCGATACCGGAGCCGATATCGTGGTTGCCTCGCCCTATATGCCTGGTGGGAAAAATACCAAGGTGCCCAAATTCCGTTTGTTGCTCAGCAAGGTCGTGAACAGGTTCATGCGCCTGACTGCGAATAGCGACATTCATACCTTCACCAGCATGGTACGGGTATATCGGAGCGATTTCCTCCGCCAGCTCAACCTCAAATCCAATACTTACAGCATTATGCCAGAAATCATCTACAAGTCTCTCATCTTGAGGGGACATGTAGAGGAGATTCCGGCGCATTTGGATTGGAGTTTCCAAGAACAAGCCGTAGGGCGTACATCCAGCATTCGGATTTTCAAGGGAATCTTGGCAGGTCTGATGTCGGGGTTCATTTTCCGTCCCTACGCATTCTTCATGTTCACGGGATTCCTATTGCTCCTCGTATCGATGTATCTGATTACGTGGATCTTCATCAACACCATCGGGATCATTCCTGAACTGGCAGTTGGGGAGACCTTCTTCGATGATCGATTCAGCCGAGCTGTTGCAGAGGCTTTCAACAGACGCCCTCACTCCTTCATTGTGGGCGGTGTCACGCTGATCGTATCACTGCAGTTTCTTGGCATTGGATTCCTCTCACTCCAGAACAAACGCTACTTCGACGAGCTGTTCCACATCAATACTACGAATTATCGTAACCTATTGAATCTACAGCTTGGACAGAATACCGATAAGAAGGACGACCTACATGCGTAA
- a CDS encoding glycosyltransferase family 39 protein, giving the protein MRKLLKFIPFLVLYILIIAIFGKEDLKGDEGRYIYYVTNLLQGFYSPTENPFLRNGPGYPLFLLPFYGIGFTVGMLKYMNAALMVGALYFFEATAKRLVSPKIAWLATVALGLYFPIYRWLVLLSPVALSIFQVVMVMYGVAKICESRKWDLRTIGWTGAMLGFLVLTKYIFGMAIMAASVLGAVAFVVWRKKKLFSLLSVMGIAFACCIPYLIYTYSLTGRTMYWGTNGGEQLYWMSSDMENEWGNWYGHTEVLERLEPKLSANHTAFYREVKTLSHMEMNDRFKEQAIANIKANPTNYIKNWLGNMSRLWFGFPNSHKQQSLKAYFYLIPNMFLVVFLLLSVIPLWKQWHRIPLYLWAWATFFAIYLGGTSIVTAIPRYLLIVMPFLILWLAYVADRLITLKIHPPE; this is encoded by the coding sequence ATGCGTAAGCTTCTCAAATTCATTCCTTTTCTTGTCCTGTACATCCTGATTATCGCCATTTTCGGAAAGGAAGACCTCAAGGGAGACGAAGGTAGATATATCTATTATGTAACGAATCTGCTTCAGGGATTCTATAGTCCGACAGAAAATCCATTTCTGCGAAATGGGCCGGGTTATCCACTGTTTCTATTGCCATTTTACGGGATCGGCTTTACGGTGGGAATGCTCAAATACATGAATGCAGCCTTGATGGTGGGCGCTTTGTATTTTTTCGAAGCCACCGCCAAACGTCTCGTCTCTCCCAAGATTGCTTGGCTGGCGACGGTTGCACTGGGACTTTACTTTCCCATCTACCGATGGTTGGTCCTACTCTCACCCGTGGCTTTGTCGATCTTCCAGGTGGTCATGGTGATGTACGGAGTTGCCAAAATCTGCGAATCCCGGAAATGGGACTTGCGGACCATTGGCTGGACAGGAGCCATGCTCGGATTTCTTGTGCTCACCAAATACATATTCGGGATGGCCATCATGGCCGCCAGTGTATTGGGAGCTGTAGCATTCGTGGTATGGAGGAAAAAGAAGCTATTCTCCCTACTATCCGTCATGGGGATCGCATTTGCCTGCTGTATTCCCTATCTCATCTATACCTATTCCCTCACCGGACGGACGATGTATTGGGGTACCAATGGAGGGGAACAGCTCTATTGGATGTCCTCTGATATGGAAAATGAATGGGGCAACTGGTATGGCCATACCGAAGTGCTGGAAAGGTTGGAGCCCAAGCTGAGTGCCAATCACACCGCCTTCTATCGGGAAGTCAAAACGCTCTCCCACATGGAGATGAATGACCGATTCAAGGAACAGGCCATCGCCAATATCAAAGCGAATCCCACGAATTATATCAAGAATTGGCTCGGAAACATGAGCCGTCTGTGGTTTGGGTTTCCCAATTCCCACAAACAACAAAGCCTGAAGGCCTATTTCTACCTCATTCCCAACATGTTCCTGGTGGTATTCCTGCTGCTGAGCGTCATCCCTTTGTGGAAGCAGTGGCACCGAATCCCCCTGTACCTGTGGGCTTGGGCCACGTTCTTTGCGATCTATCTGGGCGGGACCAGTATTGTCACTGCCATCCCTAGATATTTGCTGATCGTGATGCCCTTCCTCATCTTGTGGCTAGCATACGTTGCCGACCGGTTAATTACCCTCAAGATTCATCCGCCAGAATGA